Proteins co-encoded in one Leptidea sinapis chromosome 16, ilLepSina1.1, whole genome shotgun sequence genomic window:
- the LOC126968723 gene encoding arginine kinase: MVDAATMEKLEAGFSKLQASDSKSLLKKYLTKEVFDALKNKKTSFGSTLLDCIQSGVENLDSGVGIYAPDAEAYSVFADLFDPIIEDYHTGFTKNDKHPPKNWGDAETMGNLDPTGEYIVSTRVRCGRSMEGYPFNPCLTEAQYKEMEDKVSSTLSGLEGELKGTFYPLTGMSKEVQQKLIDDHFLFKEGDRFLQAANACRFWPSGRGIYHNENKTFLVWCNEEDHLRIISMQMGGDLKQVYKRLVTAVNDIEKRIPFSHHDRLGFLTFCPTNLGTTVRASVHIKLPKLAADKAKLEEVASKYHLQVRGTRGEHTEAEGGVYDISNKRRMGLTEYDAVKEMYDGIAELIKIEKSL, encoded by the exons ATGGTGGACGCCGCAACCATGGAGAAATTAGAGGCTGGCTTCAGCAAACTCCAAGCTTCTGACTCAAAGTCGCTGCTGAAGAAATACCTTACTAAGGAAGTTTTCGATGCTCTAAAGAACAAGAAGACGTCATTCGGTTCTACTCTGCTGGATTGCATTCAGTCAG GTGTTGAAAACTTGGATTCTGGTGTTGGAATCTATGCCCCAGATGCTGAGGCATACTCAGTCTTTGCTGATCTCTTTGATCCCATCATTGAGGACTACCACACAGGTTTTACAAAGAATGACAAGCACCCACCCAAGAACTGGGGTGATGCAGAAACCATGGGAAACCTTGACCCCACTGGTGAATACATTGTTTCAACCCGTGTCCGCTGTGGACGTTCCATGGAAGGCTACCCTTTCAACCCCTGTCTAACAGAGGCTCAATATAAAGAAATGGAAGACAAAGTCTCTTCTACACTATCAGGACTAGAAGGTGAACTCAAGGGTACATTCTATCCTCTCACTGGAATGTCAAAGGAAGTTCAACAAAAGCTCATTGACGACCACTTCCTCTTCAAGGAAGGTGACCGTTTCCTCCAAGCTGCCAATGCCTGCCGTTTCTGGCCCAGTGGGCGTGGTATCTACCACAATGAGAACAAGACCTTCTTGGTTTGGTGCAATGAGGAGGACCATCTCCGCATCATCTCTATGCAAATGGGTGGTGATTTGAAGCAAGTTTACAAGAGGCTGGTAACAGCTGTCAACGATATTGAAAAGAGGATTCCCTTCTCGCACCATGACCGCCTTGGTTTCCTGACTTTCTGCCCAACAAACTTGGGTACAACTGTCCGTGCATCAGTGCACATCAAGCTGCCCAAGCTTGCCGCTGACAAGGCAAAGCTGGAAGAAGTAGCATCCAAGTACCACTTGCAAGTCCGTGGTACTCGAGGTGAGCACACTGAAGCTGAAGGTGGTGTGTATGACATTTCCAACAAGAGGCGTATGGGTTTGACTGAGTATGACGCTGTCAAGGAGATGTACGATGGCATTGCTGAACTTATCAAAATTGAGAAGTCCCTGTAA